GCAGCGTTTCTGCACCTAAATCAGAAATACGTTGCGCTGTTAATACAGAAACTGAAACAGGCGTTTTGACGATTGGAACTGCTGTTTTTGATGCCGTAGCGCTAACGTATGAAATCAGACCTCTTGGGCTAACTTCGATGATTTCAATGTCATCTTTATCTTGCTTGGTTTGTTCCTGTGCAATGGCAGAGCAAGACAACGCCAATGCAACACTGGCAATTAGGGTTGGATATTTGTATTTAAATGAGCGCATGATTAATCCCTGTGATCTAAGTTTGCACAAATGATATTGTAGATGAGAGTGATTATCAATACTGTTGTTCTGAAATTTGCAAATATTACAAAGCTTTATTCTAGTTACAACATTCGCTACGTATTGTTAATCGTTATGTCTCATACTTGAGCGGCGCTTAGAAGCGCAGCGCTTTGAGCAGTATTTAACGTTTTCCCAGTCTCTTTGCCATTTTTTCCGCCAATAAAACGGGCGTTCGCAAATAGGGCATACTTTATGAGGTAGATTTGGTTTTTGATGAGACATGTCGATTGAATCATTTTTAGTATTCATACGGTAGTGATAATAAGTGGATCAAAAAAGCCCCATAGCAAGTGCTGTAGGGGCTTTAGAAAGGAAATAGGGCAGGTTATGCTGATGGGATGAGTGCATATCCTCCTTTTAAATGTCCGATATTATGAAAGCCAAGTCTTGCCAGCGCTTGTGCGGCAACTCGTGAACGGCTGCCGCTGCGACACACCAACACCAACTCTTTCGACTTGTCTTGACTATGTTTGCAAATAAAGTCAGTAAGGCGGGTGAGTGGCACATTTTGATCAAACGCACTATCGTGGTTTAGGGCATATTCATGCGGTTCACGTATATCAATTAACAGCACACCTTCGTTGTTAGCGATGTGAGCATTGAGGTCTGTTGTGGTGTACTCGTGCAGTTCAAATTGGCTTTTATTACAAACCGTTGCGCCACACATGATCTCACTGCCTGCCTCATCAATAATGTTTTTATCTATTTGTGCCTTTTTCTCGACAAATACGTCAACTGCAATGTCATGTTGAAGCACACTATTTAATAGCAAATTACGATTACACTCTGCCGCCAGGGTGGTTGCAAACTCATTGTTGTAGTCGTGGCTTGGGCATAACAAAGTATCGGTTTCGATAAGTTGAGCAAGTAACTGAATGCTGTGCAGCATCGCT
This sequence is a window from Pseudoalteromonas piscicida. Protein-coding genes within it:
- a CDS encoding DUF2256 domain-containing protein; translated protein: MSHQKPNLPHKVCPICERPFYWRKKWQRDWENVKYCSKRCASKRRSSMRHND